The Lepisosteus oculatus isolate fLepOcu1 chromosome 4, fLepOcu1.hap2, whole genome shotgun sequence genome window below encodes:
- the vax1 gene encoding ventral anterior homeobox 1, producing the protein MDVRYNQDTETGIVLKNGLKEAKESKDSQGNLSKSFLKDQQETFSASGTSENCEKNRANSADPDYCRRILVRDAKGSIREIILPKGLDLDRPKRTRTSFTAEQLYRLEMEFQRCQYVVGRERTELARQLNLSETQVKVWFQNRRTKQKKDQGKDSELRSVVSETAATCSVLRLLEQGRLLTPPGIPGLLPHCTSSTLGSALRGPTMGIANNGTSTTGSGTAGSSPLPAVTTSGAATGLQGSQPTHGLFSFPMPSLLGSVATRISSNPLSMASSLAGNLQELSARYLSSSAFEPYSRTNSKETMDKKVLE; encoded by the exons ATGGATGTCAGATACAATCAAGATACCGAGACTGGAATCGTGCTGAAGAACGGACTTAAGGAAGCGAAAGAGAGCAAGGATTCTCAAGGAAATCTTTCCAAATCATTTTTGAAGGATCAGCAGGAGACCTTCTCAGCTTCTGGGACATCagaaaactgtgaaaaaaacaGAGCTAACTCGGCAGACCCAGACTACTGCAGGAGAATCCTAGTCAGAG ATGCCAAAGGGTCCATCAGAGAGATCATTTTGCCAAAGGGTCTGGACTTAGACCGGCCCAAACGCACCAGAACGTCTTTCACTGCCGAGCAGCTGTATAGGCTGGAAATGGAGTTCCAGCGGTGTCAGTACGTTGTTGGACGGGAGCGCACTGAGCTGGCCCGGCAGCTCAATCTCTCTGAAACTCAG GTAAAGGTTTGGTTCCAAAACCGGAGAACAAAGCAGAAGAAGGACCAGGGCAAGGACTCCGAATTGAGGTCTGTGGTCTCTGAGACAGCCGCCACATGCAGTGTGCTGAGATTACTGGAGCAGGGGCGCCTTCTTACTCCTCCAGGCATACCTGGACTCCTGCCTCACTGCACTAGCTCAACGCTGGGGTCTGCACTTAGAGGCCCTACTATGGGCATTGCCAACAATGGTACCAGCACCACTGGCTCAGGGACAGCAGGCAGCTCACCTTTGCCAGCGGTGACCACCTCAGGGGCTGCAACTGGGCTGCAAGGCTCCCAGCCCACCCATGGGCTCTTCAGCTTCCCCATGCCATCTCTCCTGGGGTCAGTGGCTACCCGGATTTCCTCCAATCCCCTCTCTATGGCCAGCTCCCTGGCAGGAAACTTACAGGAACTGTCAGCCAGGTACCTGAGCTCTTCTGCTTTCGAACCCTACTCCCGAACCAACAGTAAGGAAACGATggacaaaaaagtgctggaatga